In Sphingomonas sp. BGYR3, the genomic stretch TGGCAGCGGCCGCGATGGCACGGCGGCAAGCCGACAGACTGAACCGGAACGGACCCGGTTCCCCGCCTCGATCGGCTTCGCCCGATTAACCTTTGCCCATGGGGGTGGCGGCGATCCGGGATGCGCCAGAGGGGCTGGCAGAGGCGCTGGCCCGGCGTGGGCATCGGCTGGCGGATGCAGACGCGTCGGACGGTCTGGACGGTGTCGGACTGGTGCTGGCACGATGGACTCCGGCGGCGCTGCCTGCCGCTGGCCGGCTGGCCGCCTTTCGCGCGCTGGGCTGGCACGGGCCGGTCATGCTGATCCTGACCGCGGGCGGCGGCGATGCCGTTGCCGAGGCGATCGATGCGGGCGCGGCCGACGCGGTGACGCACACGGCGGACCTGGCGGAGATTGCTGCGCGCGCCTCTGCGATCCTGCGCACGCCGCCATCGCCGGTGATCGGGCTGGGCGGCCTGACCATCGATCCGGTCAGCCGCGCTGCCAGCCGGGACGGCCGGCCGCTCGACCTGTTGCC encodes the following:
- a CDS encoding response regulator transcription factor, with translation MAAIRDAPEGLAEALARRGHRLADADASDGLDGVGLVLARWTPAALPAAGRLAAFRALGWHGPVMLILTAGGGDAVAEAIDAGAADAVTHTADLAEIAARASAILRTPPSPVIGLGGLTIDPVSRAASRDGRPLDLLPREYALLLHLARHAGQCIERTALLAQVWGLRFDPGTNVVAVHVSRLRAKLDRQFDRPMLLTEKGRGYRLVAD